The following proteins come from a genomic window of Gottfriedia acidiceleris:
- a CDS encoding TnsA endonuclease N-terminal domain-containing protein has translation MAKHKNSWTEERIKKKIKEGKGTGEGINYKPWLTIQDFPSKGLVTRTVGWKTNRIHHFFSKLERDYFYLCEWDEKIIDIREQFPLHREDTLKIASDKNIKHPLCPINQIPIVMTTDFILTVNTSKGIKTFARTIKPSKELDNNRIIEKFEIERFYWKQRGVDWGIVTEKEISKQLVTNIEWVYSAFFLYEELSSSSYQSLLSELKILIQNDQKTLIEIFTNMDIDWSLERGTALYLFKHLIANQEIIINMEQPKS, from the coding sequence GTGGCAAAACATAAAAATTCCTGGACGGAAGAAAGAATTAAAAAAAAAATTAAAGAGGGCAAAGGAACAGGAGAGGGTATTAATTATAAACCTTGGTTAACCATTCAAGACTTCCCCTCTAAAGGCCTTGTTACGAGAACCGTTGGATGGAAAACAAACCGAATTCATCATTTCTTTTCAAAGCTAGAAAGAGATTACTTTTATTTATGTGAATGGGATGAAAAAATTATTGATATCAGAGAACAATTCCCGCTTCACAGAGAGGATACTTTGAAAATAGCATCTGACAAAAATATTAAACACCCGTTATGCCCAATTAATCAGATACCAATAGTCATGACGACTGATTTTATTTTGACTGTTAATACATCTAAAGGTATAAAGACTTTCGCTCGTACAATCAAACCATCAAAGGAACTTGATAACAATCGTATTATAGAAAAGTTTGAAATCGAAAGGTTTTACTGGAAACAAAGGGGAGTGGATTGGGGTATTGTTACGGAAAAGGAAATCTCCAAGCAATTAGTAACAAACATAGAATGGGTGTACAGTGCCTTTTTTTTATATGAAGAATTATCTTCATCGTCATATCAATCTCTGTTATCTGAGTTAAAAATTTTAATACAAAATGACCAGAAGACTTTAATTGAGATATTTACCAATATGGATATTGATTGGTCACTTGAAAGAGGAACAGCACTTTATCTCTTTAAACACCTAATTGCAAATCAAGAAATTATCATTAATATGGAGCAACCAAAAAGTTAA